In Gossypium arboreum isolate Shixiya-1 chromosome 3, ASM2569848v2, whole genome shotgun sequence, the sequence cATTTTaggagtctagattcagggaaattttacggatttgaatttgagttttgtaactcgagttgtgatttatttagtgaatatgacgcagcagagacagcttaatcaaagtggaatgaatagtgaagttaaagtagatatacttgaattgttgtgtaaacatgttagattatttaattagtatttacatacttacttactaagctataagcttactttgtttctctcttttgtcttatagtgtccttcggctttctcaggagttaaggatcgtgaagatctacccgcactatcatactttagggtatttgaactaaacgttttgaattatggcatgtatagtaggcttaatcattttgttacgtgtcatatttgtctaggtttaaaatattagttacatgatttcgaccagctactttgtacaagccattaaagttggctaatattgttcaagatatatattatacgatgcactatcaaattggatgacatatttatatctcgattatgtttaatggtatgtgttatgttctggtaataccttgtatcctgttccggcgatggtaacgggtaaggggtgttacaacttgaatacaaacacaacatgcttatcgaccattcaacttccagttccatagccacatacaaagaatcatatttatagtcataacactctttcaaaattgcatcacttatacccttaattcaatccaaatcgaaattcaaatacgagtacatgatacgtacctgatcaacttaataatttaggcatatctaagtgaagttatattgcaaattctcatagtcagaagcttgctacagctcgatcgggatcaagattcattacaatacagcaaccacattttaatagtcaaaaatcatcacactatcattttatcactttatggcatgtataaatagactcacgcgtgctacgttagtcctagaatcgactaaaccgtagctctgataccaataaaattgtaacaccccgtacccgagtccgctgccggagtcggacacgaggggttaacggcttaaaccattcactttcgcagtccattttaaaaattttctaggcagttggctaactgcgtcactgtcactttaaaaatcatatcttgagttccaaaactcgaaaactagtttcgtaatttttccctgaaactagactcatatatgcatctacatatttttttctagaatttttggtcaggccaattagtacagtttattagttaaagtatccactgttacagggtgcgactacactgaccttcatgcattacgacctggatatctccctgtacagagcttcaatactgatgtcgtttgtttctatagaaactagactcaaagaggaatctatacatatatggaatgactcataattatctctggttaatttacaatgaatttccaaagtcagaacagggaatccagaaaccgttctggttctgtttcacgaaaacctaaatatctcttaacatacaactcatatgaccgtttcgtttcttccatatgaaagtagattcatcaaggttcatttacataatttattcactatttaattccattcctactatttttagtgatttttcacatccacatcactgcagctgtcaacctctgtccttaaggtagattttacctacttcataatttccttgattcaactagcccttttagcatacatggcacaaaagatgatcacgattaaccattccaagggctaatcgattccaaacatttccacatctcttaatgaacaacatacaaaatgattatgataccatgccaaagtgtatacaagccattttcgcatggctatccaaatttatacaaaatcaaagggtttatgaccaacaaacgaaagagtagcccTATacgttaaccaaaatatcctctcattactagtctattctatacatgccataagatattccaaaacatagcagtaccaaacagtggatagtgatagtgtgactagttgctgacgatccccgagcctgtagtttcgcaatgagacctataaggcagaggaaacagagtaaacggagtaagcattacaatgcttggtaagttttaagcagtgtcaacagataacaatcaaattataacatagttgttcgtatttttatttcactcttccttcgggcataccatccctttaccgaatatgcacatctcatcatatacaataggcagataaactctcacactaatccgatgtcacataatcatatgaatagtcccatagattgctctcgtatacatcatatataaacttggagtacatacctgtttaacctttcgcattgcgtatatttataagcaattcttattacgaagtcttacccggacataatctccacacgtagtcatcgggtcgtacccggacataatctccacacgtagtcatcgggtctcacccggaacatatttctaagtttcatgtacacttaatcacatgttacaacattcacattagccattcggctttaccacatatatatatatacactttcacattcatcacgtcggccgagaggccttatcacatatatatacattttcacattcatcacatcggccattaggccttatcacatatatatcagtttcacattcatcacatcggccattaggccttatcacatatatatacattttcacattcatcacatcggccattaggccttatcacatatattattatgtacagacttggtcttggccgaatctacatcaatcattttccaacgaataattcaatttcacgccatactatcatttcatattcgaatactcataaacttacaatttcacaaattttgatatcaaagatccatctaacactcatgtatcattttacaatatcacaatttagaattcaagtatgggatcaatcaatagcttatgagcaactaaaacaagtttttatccatgtttacaacaaaatcacatattcgctctgagctgttttcctgagcaatggtcactaaattatttatacccgagctacaagactccaaatcacttgccgttaattttctcagaatgtagactcatatatcttccatacatgaaattttcagaatttttggtttggccaatcaatgccagatttttcttaaagtttcccctgttttactgtttgactaatctgaccactcttcgctacgaatcaaatttttcattgtacagaattcataatatgttctatttgattccatttgaaactagactcattaaggagtctaagcatataaatcttatcttataaccatgtttgtacaaattataatgattttccaaaaacagaacaggggatttcggagttattccgacactgtcccgcacaactttaaatatctctttataggaaatttctttacttccacggtctcttttataagaaactagaccaactaagctttgattacatattttattcagcctataattccacaccaacaatttatagtgattttctaaagtcacattactgctactgtccaagcaaattattacaatttgctcttaaatttccaagtccaaacacttatgaacttaccatttgggtttaagacatatcatggccacatcatatcttattaaatcaactcattatgtcctattatgattgaatttactcaacgtttaatcacttaaaacttacctcgaaagtggtcgacgactagatatccacggctattcgtttacttcctcttttcccttatccgactttgatcctctaggctcttgagcttcttaatgactcaagtgaccaaaaattcttcccctcctttgtttcttctattcggccatgttgaacaaccaagaaagaattttgtttctcctcccctttctctagtcacggcaatgggaggggaaaacatggatgagacaactttgttctcatcacccctcccatccatttctttattacaaaccctttgttttattctttctcccataacacactaacacaacatgtttccaacatgtttcaccccataacattttgtccatcctcatgctcatggccggccactacatattagggggggaaattgacatgcaagtcctcccttttgactacatgcactattagatctttgtagattagcctatcacatttcaaaagtgtcacacaagtccttttgactaaattcacatgcaatttactaaatcgaagcttaaaattttcgcacattcatattcacatattttagaccataaatatcacatccaaataatttggtgactcggtttagcggtcccgaaaccgctttccgactagggtcactttagggctgtcacatgccaAGCccgggcaaaaaaaaaaaaaacttacccgAGGCCTGGCCCATTTAGAAAACAtgtcttatttttttgtccaaactcattttTTAGGCTTATATTTTTGTCAAAACCCTCTCACTTTTCAGGTGGTTTTTGGGCCAGGTCGGGTGGCCCAACCCATGGACAAGTCTATACTCATTTTGTGtcatatttctttttattttgagaAAAAACCTCTCCAGTCCTCCTTAATTTTTGCATTGAGCATACTAATccctttcagaaaaaaataattttgtcattgtcaattttaaaatgaCAATTAATAAGGGTATAATAACAGTTCTTTTTATcaccataataataattttagtctttaatatttacatattttattgatttgatatgattttaaaaatttaacaatttaaagCTTAATATTTACACATTCTATTAATTTGATCCTAATGCTAAACAAttatctaaaaataaaattataaaacttaaaatatataaatttaaaaattctaaaattaaaaatataaaattaaaatatatgaatattgtattgaattgttattatatttaaTGTTAAATATAACTAATTAGTAAATTAGATTTATATTAATTTCTGATTGAGTTGATGTCACGAGTTAAGCAGACATCAATTTAattcataaattttattaaaatgccCTCGCTTTTATAAAGCACAAGGTATTTTTTCATTTCATGTTTTCAGTAAAATAAtactataataaaatttaaaatttaaaattttatcttaacCATTTTAACAGAGGCCacacttaattttaaaataaaatttttataaatatatattttacgtaTTTATTTTTCACGTGTGACATAGAATTAGTAATATTTATTATGTCAAAAAACAttctttaaatataaaatttctttttccttaAAGAATAtagtttttatttcattattttattattaaattaatataattaataaacggattaatatttgataaattatcaaTATATAGATCTTATGCACCatcactaataataaaatagcacATCATCATTGctgtaaaaataaaaaacattgaAGGACTTGAAAATAAATATCATTaactttattaaatataattaaatattaattatagttatttttttcttttcattttagttttgagttttaaattttagggtttagtttttttatttcagATTACAAATTTGGGATTTTGAATTTCTAGTTTTAGATTTTAtgtttctttttatatatttatgtttaacaGTTAGAAATAGTAGTTATTTCTATTTATCTTTAAACCCTTCAATATTTGTTTTCTTAAAATGATAATGATTTATGCATCAGTGTGTGTCAAATATtctgttttaataaattataataaaaattatttttaaaatataaaaatataatcttTAAAAGATTAAAAACTTATTTTTCTCTCTTTGACCCATGAATCTCCTTTTCTATCTTTCAACTTTCTCCGTCTATGGTGTTCGGAAAGCTTGAAATGAAGTTTAAGTTTCATTTGGAGACTTACTTTGATCGAAATATTGATGGTAAGTGGTTCCTTCAAATTTCCTTTGACGATGTTAGATTTCACTTTGAAAGACCTTTTCAaaagaaatttgaaagaatttttatttgaaaaaacttTTGGTCCAACAAATAATTTAGTTTATAACTATTTAAAACAGTTTTGTTCTATTTTATGTTAGAACAAAAAGTTGGGAAAGAACTAAAGAATTTATGTAATAGATCCAAAAcgtaagtaaaaaaaaattaggatAGCCTTTCTAAGCATATCAAACTTTTTATCTCTTCTCTAAGTTATACAAGCAAATGATGATGATAATTTTAGAATGTTGGCTACGAAATATCTCCAAATTTGTTGCTTTAGTAAGATTTAATCAAAAGTCAAACATGACAACTTAAAGACTTTGACTGTTTTAAACTAACTTTCTCTAACTGTCTTTTGAACATGAAATGAGACAAGTAGTACAAGCAATCAAAGTTTTATCTCAAGGAACCTCGAGCTTCAAGCAAGATTCATTTTTCTACTGATTTGGCCCTAAAAACATGATCTTTTAATGTTAATAATGTCAACTTTAAAGAGCTTTCACCGGAACATACACTATTTTAACATTAATTCAAATTGTCCATGAAATAGCAAGAGATAGTCATGTTCCTCAGCTTTTAACATTAACTCAAACTGTCCATGAGATAGCAAGAGATAATAATGTTCGTTGGAACAATCAAAAGTTACAAGGTTACTTAAACCACGTTTGAAAATGGAGCAAATGAAGGTTAGATATTACTTGACCCAAATATCCTCGTGAATTATGAGAGAAAAAAATTAGACCTTGAAgttaaaatgaaatgaaaatttgaagacTTACAAATCAAGAACAAGAACCAGTAAAAATTTGTTGAACTTGACACCGGGAATAAGTGTGCAGTGAAGATGGATGATTTATCCTGTTTAGTACTGGTCAGAAAGTCTGACTGTAGTAAGGAGAGAGAGACTTGAAGTTGGAAGGAAAAAATGAGGGTCATCGGTTGCTTTTGATAAAAAGATATTAATGTTATAGCAACAACAAATGCTTGTTTTTGTTGATTTAAAACTAAATAAAGCAGATGATGGTCAGAGTTGGAATCCCTCTTACAAGCAAACAACACCACCGCATTATTTCAAAGAGTGCTGCGCAGTGCTTACAGAATTAAAGACACGAAAGTTAATATTAAATCCATGACACATTACACACATTTTGTTTCATCAAATAACATGCAAACAGATGATAAAATGTGCTGATGATGTTCTTATGAAAGAATGCGGACACCATGCATgcatgcattcatgcatttgccaCTGCATGCTTTTGCTTCTATTTTCCTTTATGTGTCATAGTCATGGTAGCCATCCCGTCATGTAATTATTCACACTCGGGCACCCGGTGACCGCCGATATCGTATCGGGCTGATATCTGTAGTTCAACAAATCAAACCGATTAAGAATTCATCTTGTAGTTATTTAAATTCGTTGTTAGTGTTCGATATAGGTATGTAGTACCCGATTTGTAACGTTGGCTCGCAGTCCAATGGATGGAAGAAGACATCACCCTGAGGCTGATGGGTTGGTTGTCGGCCGTAGCCGACGTCATCGGCATTTGGATTCAGCTGGAGTGAATGTACTTGGTAGCCTTCCATCAACTGTAAAAAACCACCGTTTCTCAACTcattaaatatgttaattttgttGGTAATTTCCCTTGTTGAATGAAATTGTAACCTTAAAGATATAAAAAGAAACCTACCCTTTGTTTTAGACTCTTATTAGCTTCATTAAGTAGATGTTCCTGCATTAAAGAGAGTGAAAAATAGTTGCATTGGTGGAAGAGACAACAACAAATTAATGGCTTTCAAATTATATAAGATGATGGGATACCTTTCGTTGCAGATCAGTGAGCTGATCAAGCATGTATTGGGTCTACAACAGAAATAGTCAAATCAGATCCATAATTCAATTTTTCATTGATTAGTGAATGCAGTTTCTGTTATGAAATGAGCATTGAAAGTAGAGGAGAATGGAGTGAAAGTACCCGCGTTGATCTTATCAGCTTTAATGAAGAATCAAGCTGCCTCTCAAGTGACTCAAGCTCTTTGCTGCTCAAAGGCCCCAGATCTTCTCCAAGTAAATTCCTAACCAAATATATCAACAATATGTTTTCATCTTCAATCATGTATCATATATTTAATGATTACCAACAATTTGGGCCATTTCAAAGGTTGCTCACTCACCTTTGGGACCTTTGTAAGGCTTCATAACGTGCTTTAAGCTTCAGATATTCCTGCTGGCTGCTTAGCTCCTACAGACACATCATGAAATTTGCATTTATTCCCACAAAACTACACATTTGCAGCCAAGTTTAGCATTGATAGACAGGTTAATTACTATGTATTACTTCATTGTTTCAATC encodes:
- the LOC108487214 gene encoding agamous-like MADS-box protein MADS4, translating into MGRGRVELKRIENKINRQVTFAKRRNGLLKKAYELSVLCDAEVALIIFSNRGKLYEFCSSSSMMKTLERYQKCSHGAPETNVSTREALELSSQQEYLKLKARYEALQRSQRNLLGEDLGPLSSKELESLERQLDSSLKLIRSTRTQYMLDQLTDLQRKEHLLNEANKSLKQRLMEGYQVHSLQLNPNADDVGYGRQPTHQPQGDVFFHPLDCEPTLQIGYQPDTISAVTGCPSVNNYMTGWLP